The window TTGCCTTGATTGCTGAAGACATGTATCGAAAAAGGAAGGCTATCAATCCCATGAATCAAGGAACAACTCAAGGAGAATTTATGACAAATTTCAATTCGAAAAAGGAAACGACCGGCAGTCATGGACCATTTATGGAAGTTCTGTACTTATTCTTGAAATGAATCATAATAGATTCAATTCCAAGGATTAATTTCCCTTGGGACTGCAGATCCTTCAGCGGTCTGCCAAAGATTCGCCAAGCCAAAGCTCAAGAATAAAACAGAGTATGTCAAGGGAGAAATATATACTTTAAACGAACCACTATCACTCTttttgttctacttcaaacaagCATTGTAGTTCACTCTAGATCTACTATGTAACTagggagagaagaaagagagaaaaatcacTAGTGAGACATATTGTATCAAGAAGCGAGAAGTAACATAATGACTAAGTTGTTGATGTAAAAATACATCAACTCTCTTGTATAGAGAAACTTCAAATACTGAAAGAGAATACttttgcaacccaaggggacaaGACGTAAGATTCACATTAAAttcgaaccagtataaaaatcttggtgtctttaattcctgtattttatttctgctttatttatattttgttctTACCTTCGGTCGACTAATTAgtaaactagtcaactacttaAGATACAAAAAGAAAAATCGACAATTCAAGCCCCCTGTACTTTCATAAATCTATAGACCTTGAGACTAACTCAACCTTAAAAACTAACTTATTATAAGGTGAAGATTGTGCAAGACCAAATATTCCCTATCCGACGTGGGAAACCAACAGTAACCATTCAATACAGACCAATTCAGTCCAAAAAGAGTAGCATTGGCTTCTTAGCTGGAGGAGTAGTTTACGTACCATATTACTTGGGTCGTGCACGATATCATATAAACTAAAAATGACTTCTACATTTATAAAGTCTATCATTTTAATAGCATGCTTGGTCGACAAAATGTGTAAGTTTAGGATAGCTAGGGGGCAGGGCAAGGGATTAATTTAACCCATTTGTTAACCCACCCAGGAGGGACCggtttgataaatataaaataatttaacCTTGCTGCTAACCCGGGAGGAGCTATAATGTCAGTAAAATGGTCTTCTGGTACAGTTTTGTTTGAAATTCAAATGAATTGACGCAGGATCCTACTAAAAAAAGGGGTAAAAACCGTCCACGATAGTGCCCAATGTGTAAGTTTAGGGTAGGGGGCAGGGCAAAGGCTTGATTAATGTGGAAACATTATATTCATGCACATCTAAAAGGTTTTGTCTTGTAGTACTCTTATCCAAAGTTAGCTGATTTAGTAGTGTTGAATAAAAATAGTAGTAGCAAGTGGAATAAACCTAATACTGAATTAACAAAGGAATCAATCATCTTGCTAAAAGGATAGGCCAACAACCCTCCTTTCCTCGGAGTCTCTCTTGTTTAAAAGGAAGACTTGAAGATGTCTCAAAATTTGAACCTGTGTTCTCGAAAACAATGCACTCCCTTCTTTTGTTGATGTTTTTGGTGCACACTGTGTGGGTTACCACGGCTAACGTAACAAATGATTGTGCTTCAAATGTCAAGACCATATTCATTTTATCAGGACAGAGCAACATGTCAGGCCGTGGTGGAGTCTTTAATCAGACCAACCCAACAGGTATGGTTAATTTGACTTGGGATGGTGACGTTCCACCTGAATGTCAGCCCAATCCATCTATCGTCCGACTTAGCGCAGAACTTAAATGGGTTGAGGCTAAAGAACCTTTACACAAAGACATAGATGTGAACAAAACTTGTGGGGTTGGTCCTGGTATGTCATTTGCCAATACACTCTTGAAGAGGGACCAGAATATTGGAGTGATTGGCTTGGTCCCGTGTGCTATTGGAGGCACAAATATTACTCAATGGGCTCGTGGTGGTTGTCTCTACAACGAAATGATAAGGAGGACGAAGGCGGCCTTACAAAGCGGAGGGACAATACGAGGGATGCTGTGGTACCAGGGCGAGAGTGACACCATGGACCTTGAAGATGCTACATTGTATAAAGGCAGATtgaagaaattcttcaaacatgTGCGCGAGGATCTGCAGCTACCTACACTTCCTATTGTTCAGGTAATGGAAAAGATCTTTATTCGTAGAGAAAGTCAATGCTCATGTTAACCATCTGATATTCAAAACTTACTAGCTCGGCTAATCCAGATTAGTGCCGAGTAGGTCCACTATGGGGTGAATCGCTCACTGCCAACAAGTCTTCGTTTCAGGGCCTAAACCCGAGACATCTGATTAAAGATAGAGAGACCATCCTACCAAATCTCTTGGTTGTAATGTGAATAGTTTACTATTCGATTAATCTCATGTATTTCCTATGTCATTATGGAGAATTTCTTAAGATGTGTCCCTATATAACTCGAAGCTATATCAAGATTTTGACTAATCTTTATTGgttattgtgttgttgttgttgtgtgtgTAGGTGGCATTGGCGACAGCACCAGGGCCATATATGGAGGTGGTCAGGAAAGGTCAGCTGGGGCTTAAGCTTCCGAACCTGAGATGTGTAGATGCTACAGGGCTTCCAGTTGGGCCAGATTTTTTGCACCTTACAACTCCAGCACAAGTCCAGCTTGGTCTGATGCTGGCTGATGCCTTTGTTCATACTTAAAATTAAGGTGCATTCTCCCTCTTGAGACTAGTAATGTGCCCAAAATATTATCGATTTCGTGTTAAATTTTCTACCACCAATGCATTTCTAACTCATTATGTCAagttatttactttatttttcatATTACCAAATTAGATTTATTTTAAAGAGTTACTTGTTGGTGCTGCAAGTCGTGCTCTTAATCTCATAGTGTAAAAAACTTATTGTTATACGACCCCAATTACCCATCTTAGGATGTCGCGATGACACCtaatttctaagactaggtaagcctaacacatgctgatttaataacagaattgaactatttaatcatttatcataaatCATTAAATGATATACATAGCCGCAAGCgaccaatagttatacatttcccaaaacaTGTAGTACGGAGTaataagcactactaaaacacactagaattttTAAACACAATATTATTTTCAATTACAATTTAAaagtagcataatgaagtaagattgcgactccaaggcctgcgaacgtcaaacaggtataccttgaagtctcccgccgCGCAGACGCAACTCTCAACAATACAATCAGAAtacttggatctacacaaaaatatgcagaagcgtagcatgagtacaccataacggtacttagtaagtatcaagcctaacctcggtagagtaatgacgaggccaggtcaagacacctactagacatagaaacctgctccacatatacataagctaacaatggaaagaaaatCAATGTAACACCAACGGcggaaaaattattgatttacaaccaacaatgaagtaatagaaacataaatgacagcaagtagtaaacgagtaataaagaaacaacataatcagaacatcgatgagatgtaaatgaactcaaataaggaaaaacggatgacaactcaaataatcaaatcgctcccaaTGCATgaacttacaacaagaattaccctcAGGAAGCACAtctcataaaccacaagtcatggaccataatttccaaatcttacacatatggcacctcgtgcgcacaataacaatcaccttcgcacggccAAAGCCCACGTGCTATCATGTACTTTGCAACCAATTTAGATGaacgaaagatatatttaaacaccataaattataataacaatcttgaataaagtaaggtgtcaaataaaattattaatttattttagaaatcaagtaaagtaaaataatatacaatttgtacaaaacagagtataagatgagtttagtttagaaatcaataaaattgagtaaaagtatcatttttaaacaaaacaaaacataagttaaattaacaaattaaatatagaatttgttaaggaaaagcatgataacaattttaagcaAGATAAACATATAACAGGGgctgagtataatttgagaactcaattatagtgaaagttcgataaccatttagaataataaggcaccgagtgagataacgtGTTCTATTTTAAGAGGCACAAAGAATAAAGtatgttaataatatttttatttaaactattatgttaccaacaactcaacaaaatatgatataGTGAATTCACGCAATTTAATAATAAGAACAAGGAAATAAAACAAGAAATTAAAGTAAAGTAGTTAGTTTATGAAAATGAATTCAAACCTCACTACCAGAAAGCCCAAAATAACAAATCTCGTAATCTCATATAAAAATGTTGAAACtatcataacaacaacaacaacaataaccagtACAACAAACATAattcgttgcggcgcgcaacccgatcccaccataacatcctttatcaatatcaagtgTAACGTAAACAATCCATTGCGGCGCTCAACctaatcccatcatatcatcatttatcaacatCATAATCCTCCATTATTCCACCACATTATCATTTATCAACATCAATTATTACGTACACAAACCGTTGCACagcgtaacccgatcccaccatatcattatttttaaatatcataatcctcccttattccaccattttaATTTATAATCATTCATTCCtcgttgcgacatgcaacccgatccacaataacataaacaatccaataactcaatttacaagaatctctacaatcaaaGGGTATGAGTGCAAGGCAATAAAGGAACCACGTAATAATCAAAggaatgcaacaaatattacaaaagaaTAGGACAAGTAAATCACGTGACaattaaggtgtgcaagtaaaacagttaaggcaagtagcaaacaagcacggagtcatggaagggacgaacaattttatattttcacaacaaatagttcATGGATCAACCACAGTGTGTACAAGTatttcaacaataataaaatgaatggGAATGCTCAAcgaggaaagatatctcaacaattaacaactctgtctcaatgtgataacggctatTACAACCTCAACATCAATAACTCCACAAGATGATATTCcttgaaataacaacttcaattaaaaatgattcaacaattaagaggtaaaaAGAccataaggaaggcaataacttcaactaaaacatataagagcaaaataacaagtaagaggtagaacaagtgctaacaacgtcaaatatagcatgtaagagtaaattaataatgagagatataacatgttatgacaattcaattaaaagcATGAAAATAGTTTAGATAATCTAAATctatcaaataccacatatagcccgtgtactcgctcgtcaccttgcgtacacggctttcacattaaacaaatagcacaatcaaagttaggcaagatacttacctcaactaggccaactcaaccttccaaaatagcttttctcctaaaattcgcctccacacggctcaaatctaacaaaaaatgacttaacAACATCAAACagtgcaagagaaaccaattacataaatgaagctatgatctttatataatctccaaaaagtcaacaaaagtcaacgttgTTGCCGCCTTGAATTCCGAATCCATGCTTACTCGAGCGAAgcccgaaccaatacaagctcacacTAACAAAAACCGGCTCAATCGGAGtccgatagctcaaccaattTGCAAATAATATTactcttgggtgttcataacccaagagtccaacccacactagttgggtctcatatctcccgaaatacttctccaaaactcgccaaattcgagtttgttgttctcctaatataggagaacaagACCCCAAAAGGAATCGAAAAATAAACGCCTCTAACTCattatcaatttttaaaatttaggacataacctTAGGTCATGATTTAAAGAATTAAGTTGGTTTTCAATTAgaatcatggattaaagcttaacccaagggaatgaatcaaaggaaaatacttaggttatggtttatACCTTACCCAATcgaagaaacttgaagaacatccttgaattctcccaatcccaaattttcaagatgagaaaaactccaacaatCATTATTAGCCAAATATGCCCAGCTGTTATGCCTCATTTTTTGTGCCAAACGATACTGAAACTCGCTTTtaatgcctccaatggattccacGTGAAATTCGTGTCAAGTTatacttttgaatcactccatttgtccttttaatgaaggagatatgttagtTTCAATATATGGTGTCACACCTCCTCTTTCCCGAGGGGATaggagagttttttcaattaaagtgatattattcgaaatgagattatttaattaattagagtcaccacttggaataattttatggtgtcccaagtcaccgatttattttaaatcccaaatcgaagaaatttgactctgttttaaagtctgcgaacacagaagaccgggtaaggaattctgttaacccgggagaaggtgttaggcattcccgggttccgtggttttagaacggtcgctttaatcatacctggcttaattaaattatttaattacgtattttagaacctatgtacattttaccttttaccgcttttaattacttGATTATGGCGTTATGGAATTATCTCGAAATGAATCACGCATACGTGTACCCATTTTGTTCGGGTGTCAAAATCGcgccacgcgtacgtgtacacaatccaTAACAGTTAATTATTTTCTAAGATTGTTTggtcaaagtcgcgcgaacgcataccttgatttATGGGAATCATAATTATGCCACGCGAACGTATATATAATCACGATAATTCAATTAAAAGTGTACCTAAAGCACTCTAACGTTGTTCATCATTCTTCCTAAACTTTTGAAATTATTGCGAGGCCAAAGCTATGAAATTATTGTGGGAGAAATGTATTGCGTAGTAGCTATTATACTTGATAAAGTTATCTATATTACAGGTCATTAACAGGCTAAAAGTCATTTTGTAGCTATTAACCAAGAATTCAGATAGTTTATTTGCCATATTGCTCAGTGCAATCCATTAACAAGTTGCTAAACTAAAACTTCTCAATTAGAACCTGCAAAGTCCCTttcaatcaaaataaaataaaataaataaagacaAGCATATTCAATTCTATCTTATTAGATTAGAAGCTCAAAATTAACAACTAAAATCCAAACATCACTATCTAAAGAAACATTGCAACAGAGAAATAAAATAATCACTATAATATTAGCATCCAAACAACGCATCAAGCCAACCAACAATACCAAGAATCTCATCAATTAGAAAAGAGATctttgtaaagaaaagaaggaaGAAAGGGACGAGAATTTGACCTTTGGTATAAATGAACTGAGTTGAAATTACAAAGGCTTAATAGCTGGACGGCTCTCGACCGGAAAATTTACCGACTAAGTCGACGGAACCGCGAATCTGCCCGGAAACCTTAGACTACGACCTCAAATGACTTCAACGCCCCAATTTCGATACAACTCAGCAGAAACAGATTTCAGCTTTGTttagtttttaaaataaaaaaaaaatagttgaaaCCAACCAGTTTGGACGACTATCGCCGATTTTCTGCTCGTTTGCCGTTGATGGTGCGACTCCGGCGAAACAGTGACAGTAGAGGGGGAAAAGGGACAGAAGCAATAGCTAGGTGCAACAGCAACAGTCATGGTCGTCGCCGGTCATCACCTCAGGCAACGGCAACCATGGAAAGGGCGAGAGCTGGAGAGATGGGGAAAGGGACTTGGGCGGCTCTTGGAGGAATTCCGTTCTTTACTCTGTTTCTGTCTGTGCGTGTGTGAGTATGTCTTTTTAATTTTGAGAGGAAGAGGATGGAAGAGGATGGAGAAGATGTGAAGGGGGAGGCGCTGTTAGCGGTCTTCTTTTTTGGGATTAGGTCCCTCCCTTTATGTGTTGTGTGTGGAccattgtcacacctcctttttcacgAGGGATATgaaagttttttcaattaaagtaacATTAAtcgaaataaaattatttatttaattagagtcgtcacttgaaataatttatggtgtcccaagttaccggtttatttttaaatcccaaatcgaggaaaattgactcattttaaagtctgcgaaaaccagaagaccgggtaaggaattctgttaattcGGGAGAatgtgtgaggcactcccgagttccgtggttttagtacggccgctcaactattaataactggcctaattatctgatttaatacatatttgaacatattatgcattttattccttttaaccgcttttaatatttatgtaaattatttaaataagtcGCGATGTTGCGCACTTATTgtttttatacacattgtgaatcgcgtcacgtgaaacgcacccgcaatttacaatatgtatatttttattattatttgaagttatggtcgagtcacgtgaaacgcacactcgaattagAATTATGTATCgcgaccatgccacgggaaccgtacccatgacCACGATGAttcattattaatcgcgcctaaaacaAACTACGATGTTCATGAATTGTTCTCCCTAAAAACAAACTTTGAAATTATTGAGGTCacaaattatgaaaattattgcGGAGAAATGATGTGACTTAATTGTTAAGCTAATGGGCCAAGATACAGAGGTGATTGGCATTTATTGAATTGGCTTGACAAATAATGCATTTGGCCGGAGAAATTATATGACTTAATTGTTAAGCTAATGGGCCAAGATACAGAGGTGATTGGCGCATTTGGCCCAATGCGTTATTTGTCAAGCCAATTCAATAAATGCCAATCACCTCTGTATCTTGGCCCATTAGCTTAACAATTAAGTCACATCATTTCTCCgcaataattttcataatttgtGACCTCAataattttaaagtttttttttagGGAGAACAATTCATGaacatcgtagtttgctttagaTGCGATTAATAATGAATCATCGTGGTAATGGGTACGGTTCCTGTGGCATGATCGCGATACATAATCCTAATttgagtgtgcgtttcacgtaaCTCAACCAtaactttaaataataataaatatatacatattataaATTGCGGGTGCGTTTTATGTGACGCGattcacaatgtgtacaaaaacaataagtgcgcgacatcgcgacttatttaaataatttccataaatattaaaagcggttaaaaggaATAAAATGCACAATAAattcaaatatgtattaaatcagataattaggccaattattaatagttgagcgaccgtgctaaaaccacagaactcgggagtgcctcacaccttctcccgggttaacagaattctttacccggtcttctggtttTCACAAACTTTAAATGGAGTcaattttcctcgatttgggatttaaaaataaaccggtgacttgggataccataaattattccaagtggcgactctgattaaataaataatcccattttgattaatgtcactttaattagaaaaattTCCCTATCCCCCTCGGGAAAAAAGAAGGTGTGACAGCTTTGACGACTTCGCTGGGATTTTTGAAAATAGGGGGAGGCCAGTTCTCTGTTGTGAAGAAAAGGGGAAAGATCATATTAGTCTTCTTCAGGGAGATGGAGCTAAGGGAGTCAGCAGTTAGGTTTTAAAATGGGGGAAGGTTTTGAGAGAGATTGAAGATGGAGTAGAGGGAGGGGCGCGCCGCTGCTTGTTGAAGAAGTCAGGGGGGTCCCTTCTCTttctctgatttttttttttccaaagggGAGTGTGAAATTAGGGTCTATTTTATAAATGAAGAGGGGATATTGGGCTGGCGGGTAGTGGGCTGGGGCGAatggaaagaaaatgggccactAGAAGCACCTGGCCCAAAGT is drawn from Nicotiana tomentosiformis chromosome 12, ASM39032v3, whole genome shotgun sequence and contains these coding sequences:
- the LOC104086706 gene encoding probable carbohydrate esterase At4g34215; translation: MHSLLLLMFLVHTVWVTTANVTNDCASNVKTIFILSGQSNMSGRGGVFNQTNPTGMVNLTWDGDVPPECQPNPSIVRLSAELKWVEAKEPLHKDIDVNKTCGVGPGMSFANTLLKRDQNIGVIGLVPCAIGGTNITQWARGGCLYNEMIRRTKAALQSGGTIRGMLWYQGESDTMDLEDATLYKGRLKKFFKHVREDLQLPTLPIVQVALATAPGPYMEVVRKGQLGLKLPNLRCVDATGLPVGPDFLHLTTPAQVQLGLMLADAFVHT